The Elaeis guineensis isolate ETL-2024a chromosome 11, EG11, whole genome shotgun sequence genomic interval AGCACCAactaaaattatttggagaaagaaCAAGATAACAAAGCCAGTAGGTAATTATCTAATAAAACCTAAACTGAATAAAGCAACCAGCAAGAAACCAATGTCCGGTCATAGCAGTAAAGCTTTTTACTACAAAAGGGGGGAAGAATCTAAAAACTATGTTACACTGGTGCACTTACTAGGAGCTAACCAGATGGTAGTAGGAACAGATGCATAAAAGTCCTAACAACTACCGATGACTTGATCAAAATGCACGACTTCCCACGGAATCCAGATGCTTCAAGTCCTAGACCTCCGTACAGGAGACCGGCTGTAAACAAAGACACCACACCATAGGTTTGATCAAACCAAACATCAAAAGTAATCTGAATTCTAAAAACTACAATAGTCATCAAAAAGAAATTTCACTTCAACATGCATAATAAATTATATGTATATACGTCTCAAATTGTGCCACCATTGTGAATCTAACTATTCAATATATTGGCCTGAGTTCAAAGCCATATAGCAAAATATAACTAAAAAGTTTTCAATTGGCTTCTGCACTACTTCATGCATGTGGTGGTTGAACATCCCAAAAAAGCCTAAAAGCACCCATGCAATCAACACCCAAGAGGGTAAAAACAAATCTGCACACGTAAAGATAACAGCAAAAATATTGTAACATTTTAACAAAGTTTTGCAGTCCTCACCTTGAATAACGACCGTAATCTGGACTTCTGCTCCTATTATATGACGGTCCATCATATCGATCATACACAGGACTACGAGCACGACCATAGTCAGGACTTGGGCGTCCCCTGCGGTACACCGGACTAACAGATCGACCATAAGGGCTGTCACGCCTTCCATAACCACCTCTTCTAGGGCTGTCCCGCCTGTCACCAAGCTCACCATCATCCCTAAAGGCATATTCGACAGATACCACACGATCCAATATCTTGCTGCAAagtagaaaagagaaaaagatgatGCTGAATGTGCCACCGTCATGGACTAAGCTTTCATGCAATACACCATGGTAAAAAAAACAGACAGAAAGTCATAGGCAGCAAAAATGAAATTAACTacttcaaaagaaagaaaatgaaactATTAATAACATTACAAACAAGAAAGCACATAgacataaaattatcaaatctgATACACATCATTAACATTGCCATAACTTGTTTCGATGGCATAAAATGTGCATAACCAGCTTCACAGTCAATTTCATGATTGGTAGATATATACTCTGCAGCAGTTGATACACTGGGAAACTAATCTAGGTGCACAATCATCTAAATTTGACATCCATACCAAAGCGTTTTATTGGCAAGCACGACATGAGCTCACCCTTGAACCAGAAATTCATAATTAGTCAAAAAATTgggtttttctttttctcttttttttcttttttttttttttgtttgggtggGTTTGGGGGGGGGGTCCGAAAAGATCTGATGACTAACAGTAATTTTCTTTGGTAGTTGTAGATGCAGAACTACCAAATATTCAACAGATGGTTACAAAGAAATGCAACAAATATGATACCCCTAAAACTAAATATCAGTTGACTAACAAGTGACCATGAGTAACATGATCAAGCCTCTGTCATACCAAAGACATGCAGGTCAAAATAAATGTAAGACAAGCACACATGCACAACAGTAGCACGCTTCTTTTCATCATTAAACAAGAAAATAAACACCAAGAGTTTTCCAAACTGTTGGATCAACATTTTCAGCTTGAAAAATGTTAATGAAGCAAAAAGAGAGTAAGGTTGCTAACCTCATATTGGTACATTCAAGGGCCTTTGAGGCTTCCTCCTGTGTTTCAAACTGCACAAATGCAAAGTTCCTCCTAATCCGAACATTTAAAATCTTTCCATAAGGTTCAAAATGCCTTTCAATGTCCCTGACTCTGGTACGGATTGGATCAAAGTTGATAACAAAAAGTGTCTTAGTAGGCCTCATGTTTGCCATTGACCTAGAACCATCACGATGTCGTGGACCACGTTCTCCTTGCTGGAAGAAAATACTCAGATAAGTGATCATCAGATGACATAGCAAAGCTGTTGCCAAATCCAAAAGAAAATGCCCAAAGACGACATCATTAATTGATCCATATAAAGTTATAACTGAGACAAATATAAGTTTTGAAGAAAGGAAGATTTTCTTTCCAGAAAAGAAAATTACCCTCGACCACTCAACTGACAGCCTGCGCCTACTATAGCCAAAAGGAATATTGTCTAGGCCTCGTATGGCATCTTCAGCATCACGTTCATCTTCAAAGTAAACAAAAGCATACCCTGAAACAAAGAAGTATTATCAGATAGAGAACCGCATAAAAGTGATTCGCATCATTTCCATTGCCCATGTATCAGTATGATATCCAAATCAGGTTATATTTCTCATGAAAACAGAAATACTACACCTGCATAGATCTGTAGGCCTGAACATTAGTATGTGAATAATGGAATCCATCTAAGATAGGAACTAAATATGATGTCATATAAGTTAATTCCAAGGTAAGTAGTCACTGCCGAGCATGCTTCACCAGAAACAGTGCAGGCATTCGGCTGGCATGGCATGATGATATTGGTTGGCATGGATGATAGTGGTTGGCATGGCATGATGATATCAGTTGGCATGGCATGATGATAACGGTAGACATGGCATGATGATGATGAGTCCTCAACAATCATGCTCGGGCAATGGCCACGTTGGACAATGCAGAAGTGAGGAACGGATGTTCGTGTGAAAGAAATGAAGAATTCCGGTAGTGAATGGAAGGAGCTGATGTGCTGGCAGGAAGGTTTCCTTCGACACGGAAGGTTTTTTGCATGGTAGTGCTGAGCCCAGAAAGAGCTCGATTTCCCTTAGTAGCTCCTGCGTCAAAGCAAACATTTAAATATAGATGTCCTTCAAACAAAAATTGCAGCACTGATCTTGTCCACTGTCTAAAATTGACACAGTGGATTTATATAACATTATGTCAACCATGTTGAGAATTACAAATCTGTTGTGGAGAAATAATCCAGTTTTGTCATTACACACTAGAGGAAATAGCACTAAAATTGCAGTGTCTTGCAATGTACCTTGCTGTGTCTATGGAGAATAACAGAATAAGGAAAAAGTTACATGTGCATATGCATAAAGGTGATGTGTGAACCACAAGGTGGCCAGCTGAATCCTCAGCCCCATATATGAATCAGCAGGACCATGTCAAGAGGGCTTTTATGACTCATAGTGCATGCATGCAGCCAAAGCCAATACATGCAAGAAAACCTCACAGTCACCACTAAAAAAAGACTCCTCATAAAATTAATCACAACAGAAACCAGCCACCACAAAAGAAGAGCAACAGCATAAATACGAATGGCTCTAAACGTTCAAGTCACATAATCAACCTAGTTAGTTATGACCTGTCCACAAACTACATAGAAAGGCTAACCAATTTGATATCATACGCTGCTCATCATCACACAGACATACAAAATACAGAGTGCATTCAGACATTTTCAATTGTTTCTCAGGATTTATTACAGGCTCATCAAATAAACACTAAATGGTTTTTCTCAATAATAGAACCAAAGAATTGCATTGTTCAGTGATCAGGGAGTACGCTGCTTCTTTTTCTACATCTGTTTCAAGATATGCAGAATACAGATAATATGTAGGCCACCCAGTTGGACGACGCACCATGCATTTTATCACAGGACACCATAAGATGAAATTATCCTCACATATGAGGATGGAAGAGACTAAAACATACTCCAAGAAGGGGTTCTTAattgtatttttatatttgtgCTCTTAGCAAGAAGGTTCTAACAAAATATATTAAATAGGCTAACACTAATTGACAGAAGAGGGGTTCTTGATAGCATTTTATATTTGGGATTTTTTATTAGACactatgatttaaaaattatttcgaatTTTATCCATCAACCAATCTTACATAACAAAATACCAATAATCCCATAACTCACATTGCCAAACCACTATAATGGTCACATGGCCAACCCAAGAAGTCCAACTATTCCTAAACAAAAATATCTAGAATAACTACATTACAActtcaaaataaatcatatagTGCATATACTGCTTGTGTTCCAACTCATCACCCAAATTTCCTCATAACATATCTTAATCACCCAATAACAGTGCACCCCTTTTCTCTTTCAATAGAAAAAAGATGCAATattgaggaggaggagaagaagaagcaatATCTGAACAACAAGAATTAACCTAGAAAAATATAAACAATGTATCAACCACTTGATCccataaacatgtgcataaataatGACAGTATATGACTTCTATGAAATTGCCTAGCCATTCATTTCTTCTACAAGGAGAaggtggaaggaagagagggagaggggagtggGGCGCAGGTGGGGGAGGGGGGATGGAGGAGGTAGTTGAGGTGAGAGAAACGTTTGGATGGGTACAAAACAGAGTCACTAGTAAGCTATAGTCGCTCCAATAAATGCAAGCCCAACTTGTCCTGTTACCATCCTTCTCCATGTTAGCTCTTCTCTGTAAGTCGGTCAACACCATCAACAGTTCAGCTGAAACAATGAAGGCCCCATTGGTCATCAAGTAAAACAACAAAGAGTCCCAATGTTGTTGAAGTTTAATGCATAGGTATATGCTGGAAAAGAGGTCAACTAATGGGGGGAAAAAAATCTCGAATAACTTTTAACCCATGGTTATTTGccgaattatttaatttatttgcaGAAGCAGCGAATTCAAAGGACAAACTTAACTTAAATATTCAAGCAAACTTTCTTTAAAAGCACTCCTTAAGTTGCTCAAAACACAATAGTTTCACCCAATCATGAAAGAAACAAAGCAGCAAAACCGGTCTCCATCCTAATGTCTACACCAGCATAAAAAGTATAACAGCAAGCATTGCCAATAAAAATAAGACCATCTGCCCAAGTGGTCAACCAACAAGTACGCTTTCATCTAAACTCAACAAATGTATCTAAGTCTGCATTTAGCCATTAAGGAGATAAGATAAATTTGGCAAATAGCAAATGCATTCTGATCATAACGAATCTACTAAAGAAATAAAAACCTTATAAAACAAAAAGAACATGCCAATGGAAAAGATAACGACCTGGACAAAAAAATTGTTTATATCTGCATTACACATATATGGCTTGGTGCAAAATCATGCCCAAATAAGCATATGAGTGATCATTAAAAGGAAACAGGAAAAAGATAGATGACTAGTATATACAATATTTTGTCCTCTACAACATTATCAAACACAAATCAATTTTCGGATAGTCTTACAATGACTTGACATAACTGAACTAATGCAACATTTTATACTCCTCAATAAATAACCTGGCTTAGGCAACAAAAGAAAATGTTTCACTAGAAaaaagttcagaactcatcattgcCATAATCAAGCAAACAAATGAAATACAAAGATGAATGGCCACACTTCATCATATAACCATGGCAATATACAGTGACTTGAGACTACTCACAGGAGATGAATTTCATGACTAGGAAAAGTTTTAAGATTCAAGAAAAGATCAGAGATGAGAAAACTACAGGAACAACAAAAGAACTTCTAAAACACTCGAATGCAAACAAAATTCAGAAAATTTCCAATATTATTTTGTGAAATACATGTGAAACATCAATATTCATCACAAAAAGTGCCAGGAACATCAGAAGCATTCTCCTTTCACTGACGGTAGAAAATCAGGAGAAGTATCTTGACATAAGATGCAGGAAAAACAAAAGAATTTTTTGTATGCCGTCACATATTTCTATTACTAAACATATTAAAAATTCGATAGCTACCGCATTATACCGCATAAAGAAAAGGTTGCTGAAACTTGTAACCTCTAAACAGCTTTCACAACTTGCTTGAAGAGAGTCAAAAAAACCTAATTCTACTCAGACTCTCAAGATATTGTATTTATGGTTTCACTTCACTATGAAATTATACTCCAGTACTCAGAGAAAACATAAAGACCTAAAATTCAAGCACATTGACAATAAACAATCAATTACTTAACATTAGCTAACAGCATGCGatctagaatatttatttttagaatgaGAAGAAATTTAAAGAGATGATATTATGATGCTAAGCATTCTTCGAAATGCCCCAGATACGAAGCCATGAAATTTCTAAATTGGCAAGCGGTAAACACTTTCTCCGCCACAAAGTAATTTACAAGGGAGGACGCCGACAGCAAAGATATATTTAACCCATAGGATCACTAGTTTTTGCTTCTTCCTCATGGCAATTACCCCTGCTCGTTCATGAGGTGTTGATTGACATGGGTAAAAAGTGGAATTgcagcatctctctctctctctctctctctctgttttttttttttttttcccccggaGGGGGGGTGTTGCATATTGAGAAAGGCGAACAATCTGCATTCAAAGTCACAGAACTCATCATGTACTCTATCATACCAGAAACAAATTGATCTTCAATTTCGGATCAATCGACAAATTCCCTCATCCTTAAAGACATGCAAAATAAACCAACAAAGTCACAGCGCTGACAATTCAACATAGTCAAACCCCAAAAGAGGTCTTTTTGAGTCGTAACCTCAAATTGATCGTTCCAGTATTCTTTCATGTCAAAAACCCTCTCCTTCCAGAAGCGTGTCATAGAtcagaagaacaagaaagatgatGATATGCAGAAATAAACCGCCCAGATAGAGCAAACGATACAAAATGCTCCATAAAAGAACAAAAGGtcagataaaaattaaaagagaacGGAGAAAACTACCAGATTTCATGTCGATGCGATCCACCCTTCCGTATCTGCCAAAGAGCCGCTCCAGCTCCGACTGGCGAGTATCGTAGTCGAAATTTCCACAGAAAACCGGCCTCATACTTCCAAGTCTGGCCAAACAAAAACACCCAAAACCTAAATCCGGAGGCGACAAAGATGAAGAACAAAAAAcaaacgttaaaaaaaaaaaatcaacacccCCAGAACTTAAAAACAATCGCAAAAAAAAAACCTAATTCCACACAAGAATAACCCCAAGAACATGAGGAATtaaccaaaccctaaccctagagaaCCGGGAGGGGGAGAAGATCGTACCCTTTTTTTCCCGAGAGCGAAGAAACCCTAAGGCAAAAACAAAAAAGGAGTAAAGACCTAAGGTCGTACACGGGTGAGGGTGCGTTTAAATAGGAAAGTGGGGGTTGGGGTACCCTTTTTGACGTTAGTTTGACGCGGCCACGTTGAAAATTTAAGagatagggtttttttttttttaaaaaaatataaattagttgACAACTACGCTTTTCccgttaaattatttaaatttatttggtATATAATCAACAGAATATTTTGCTTTCGGGATTCAGAAAATACGGGCACAACGCTTATTATGTATAGAATTATAGACATCCCACTTAAACTTTGATTGGGAGCCcagaaaacaaaggaaaaaaaaaaaaaaaaaaagtaagtttgtttttttttttgattatgagtttaaagaaaaaaaatattttttttcttgattaaaaataaaaattaaaaaaatataatattttttattattatatttttaaaaagaactcaataaattaaaaaaattatttttttaatttttattaatttttttatccatCTGAATCTCAATTGGATGGAAGGCTTAGATAAGatacttaaaataaattttaagattaaaatataatattaattttattttttatcaataaaataataagataaaaattataaaagatttatttatttttaattttttttttaattctattcgatttggagaaaaaaaattgtagatttgagaagatttttatttttttcgtttctttttttttatttttttataaaaaaattttcaatcaaagaatgtaataatttttttttctttcctatttttttctctcaattaAAACATTGGCGGTaatgttactattttttttttttgaagtaataaaaaatttattaaaattattatgtaAATTGAAGTGTTTGCTTTTGTTTTGCGGAAGGGAGAAAAGTGAACGAACATGGAGCCAAAAAGAATGCCCTATAAAATCCACTATATCATATTTGAGAATATAATCATCATTTAattttgacaaaaaaaaatttaacttaaaattatattaagataATGTTATGATATTTACTTTATTAGCCTTATATTTTTGAGGTTATGATATGAAAAGCATCGTTGCGACGATAATAACGAGgagtcaaaaaaaataatttttccacATATCTCTAGCCGATTCAAATagataaatctattataaataataataattatagatataaagataaagaaaaaaaaaattttctatatagTTCTAGCAGAAGCAAGCTGTTCTTCCATTCTAACCGATCCTCAACCCTAAGCAAACAACTTTTGCAATGGACAATTACATAATTTAGTGTCATCAAGTCCAGCCAAGGCACCACTGCTCTCCATCCTCCACTAGTTTGCAACGAGTCCAAGGACATGATCCCATCCAAACAATATCCTTCATGGGATGGGCAACAAGAAATGAAGAAGTTGCATGCACTACCATCGGGTTCAAATCTTGACCCATTAAATTACTAAGCAAAAAGTCATCCGTAGTAGCAGATTTTTTCTCCATTAGTCAACCATGCAAAAGGTGACAGCAGAATCTAAAGCTCCATTTTTAGTGAATTCTAACTCAAGCTACATATGGGAGAATTCTACATGGAATCATACCACGAAGATAGGAGCATCTCTAAGGAATCGTACCCTGAAAATTGAGTAAGTGGAAAAATCTGGATCTTttactttaaaaatatatttagttgGAGAAAATTAGACTTTAGAATGAGAATAAAAAATTCTTACTCGAACCGTTTCCTCGGAGCGAGttctatttttattctaattttaaaaaaaataaaaatacctcaATCTCTAAAATTTCAATCTCTACTCTCTACtgatattcaaaatttattttgattccaACTCCAATTCCGACTAGAAACCAAATATATCAAGGAATATAGCCATTCCTTTGTTCTAATAGGCTCTGATTCCAGTTGAAAACTATATGCACCCCAAAATCAAGAGAGAGTATTCCattttaattttcatataatCTGGACTTGTGACTAGCAAAATATCCATCACCTTCATTCTGGTGCCCTATATTTTGAAAATCAATTAGTCCAAAATCTCCATATATATTCTATTTATGTTGATCTTTCTTTGTTTGCTACTGCCATTCCTCTACTTTAGGCTTAGAATTGAACTAGGCTACAATCCTCCTCGAGCTCGGCCCAAATTTTTTTTCAGACTTCAAATCAGACTTAAGcctaaaaaattttggaaaatgcAAGACCAAGCCCGGCCCAAACCAAATTTTGGCTGGACATCTGAATCTAATTAAGGATATGTAGCAAAtaattacataaataaataatttcagTGGACAAGAAATACtgatatgttaaaaaaaaatatatttcatgaatGGTATTAGCTCATAAagtacatattaaatctaaataaattgtataaaaacataaaaattatacaaaaagattaaaagggaaaaaaaatagataaagaaaaaatttttaagctagattcagatctaaatttaggCTCAAGGCTGGTCTGATTGGAGCAATGATACATCCAAGCTCAAAATCGGAACTCGAGATggatataaattttagaaaaaaatatctaaattagatttaaattggataTGAATAATAATATGTCTTAATCCGAATCTGATctgatataattttaatatatattttatttttaaaattataataattttatattatatatatatatatatatatatatatatatatatatatatatatatatatatatatatatatatatatatatatatatatgcgacaCAATCCGTTCTGATCACATCCCTATTTAATCTGATTGAAAATAAATATGAAGtggatataaatataaaatttttatttataaaatggaTATAGATAGGAGCCGCAACCCGATATCATCCCTATTGATTATTTGATGGAGAAAGGAACTCTTTCGTGACGCATggacacacacacaaaaaaagagCTTGTCCCATGATTTAAGATTCACAAACAAGATGATACCTATCCCACTCCCCATTTATCGTTCCACCAGCAAGAAAATATATGTCATCCTCCCTCTCCATAAAGACCACCAGAAAATAAAGGAACACATAAAAACCttttaaagggaaaaaaaaaaaaactttctgcaAGCAAAGCAACAACAGATGATCAGccaaatgatttttttaaaaaaaagaagattctaaAATGCATGCACATAAAAGAATGCATTTAATGTATAAAATGGAACCACAAATTTGAATGAACCACCAGTGACGTTGATTGAAAATGGGTTGAATAACATCTGACTGCATCCATTCTGGATGTGGGTTAAAAGATTTAGAATATAAGCGCACAACTACAACATGATCATGATTTCTACCATAGGTGGATAGTAAACTTTACTTATTCAAAAGTAttcagattattaaataattatatatatatatatatatacatatatatatatatatacatatatatatatacatatatatatacatatatatatatatacatatatatacacatatacatatatatatatatacatatatatatatatatatatgtatgtatatatgtatatatatacatatatatatatatatatatatatatatatatatatatatatatatatatatatatatatatatgtatatatatatatatatagatacatacatacatatatatatatatatatatatatatatatatatatatatagatatatatatatatatatatatatatatatatacatacatatacatatatatatatatatatatacatatatatgtatatctatatatatatatatatatatctatatacatatatatgtatatgtatatatatacatatatatgtatatgtatatatatatacatatatatgtatatgtatatatatatatatatatatatatatatatatatatatatacatacatatacatatatatatatatatatatatatatacatatatatctatatatatatatatatatatatatctatatatatatatatatatctatatatatatatatatatctatatatagatatatatatatatatatacatatatacatatacatatatatgtatatgtatatatatatacatatatatgtatatgtatatatatatacatatatatgtatatgtatatatatatacatatatatgtatatgtatatatatatacatatatatgtatatgtatatatatatacatatatatgtatatgtatatctatatacatatatatgtatatgtatatctatatacatatatatgtatatgtatatctatatacatatatatgtatatgtatatatatatacatatatatgtatatgtatatatatatacatatatatgtatatgtatatatatatacatatatatgtatatgtatatatatatacatatatatgtatatgtatatatatacatatatatgtatatgtatatatacatatatatgtatatgtacatatacatatatatgtatatgtatatgtacatatacatatatatgtatatgtatatatatatacatatatatgtatatgtatatatatatacatatatatgtatatgtatatatatatatatgtatatatatatatatatatatatatatagatatatatatgtatatgtatatatatacatatacatatatatatatatatatatatatatatatatatatatatatatgtatgtatgtatatgtatatgtatacatacatacatacatatatatatatatatatatatatatatatatatatatatatatatatatatatatatatatatatatatatatatatatatatatatatatgtatacatacatacatacatacatacatacatacatacatatatatatatatacacacacacacacacacatatatatacatatatacatacatacatacatatatatatatatatatatatatatatatatatatatatatatatatatatatatacatatatatatatatacatatatatatatatacatatatatatatatacatatatatatatatgtatatgtatatatatatatatatgtatatatatatatatatatatatgtatatatatatatatatatgtatatatatatatatatgtatatatatatatatatatgtatatatatatatatatgtatatatatatatgtatatatatatatatatatatatatatgtatatatatatgtatatatatatatatgtatatatatatgtatatatatatatgtatgtatgtatgtatgtatgtatgtatgtatgtatgtagatatgtatctatatatatatctatacatatatatatatatatatatatatatatatatatatatatatatatataatatatatatatatctatctatacatacatatatatatatatatctatacatatatatatatatatatatatatatatatatatcatatatatatatatatatatatatacatatatatatatatatatatatctatacatatatatatatatatatatatatatatatatatatatatatatatatatatatatatatatatatatacatacatacatatatatatatatatatatatatatatatatatatatatatatatatatatacatacatatatatatatatatatatacatacatacatatatatatatatatatatatatatatatatatatatatatatatatatatatatatatatatatatacacacacacacacatatatacatatatatatacatatatatatatacatatatatatatatacatatatacatatacatatacatatatatatatatatatacatatatatacatatatatatatatatatatgtatgtatgtatgtatatatatatatatacatatatacatatatatatgtatgtatatatatatatatatatatatataatatatatatatatatgtatgtatatatatatatatacatatatatatatatgtatgtatacatatatatatatatatatatatatatgtatgtatacatatatatatacat includes:
- the LOC105054097 gene encoding serine/arginine-rich splicing factor RS31 — its product is MRPVFCGNFDYDTRQSELERLFGRYGRVDRIDMKSGYAFVYFEDERDAEDAIRGLDNIPFGYSRRRLSVEWSRQGERGPRHRDGSRSMANMRPTKTLFVINFDPIRTRVRDIERHFEPYGKILNVRIRRNFAFVQFETQEEASKALECTNMSKILDRVVSVEYAFRDDGELGDRRDSPRRGGYGRRDSPYGRSVSPVYRRGRPSPDYGRARSPVYDRYDGPSYNRSRSPDYGRYSSRSPVRRSRT